The Paenibacillus dendritiformis region CTTCCTCGTTCTCCGTCAAAATCTTGACATCCATACCTAAGCTTTGCAGCTCTTTGATCAAGACCTTGAAGGACTCTGGAACACCTGGCTCCGGCACATTCTCGCCCTTGACAATCGATTCATATGTCTTCACCCGGCCGACAACGTCGTCGGATTTGACGGTAAGGATCTCTTGCAGCGTATAGGCGGCGCCGTAAGCTTCAAGCGCCCACACCTCCATCTCCCCGAAGCGCTGGCCGCCGAACTGGGCTTTACCGCCGAGCGGCTGCTGCGTAACGAGCGAGTATGGACCTGTGGAACGGGCGTGAATCTTGTCGTCAACCATGTGCGCGAGCTTAATCATGTACATGACGCCGACCGTAACTTCACGCTCGAACGGCTCGCCTGTGCGGCCATCGTACAGGATGGTCTTGCCGTTGCGCTGCATGCCGGCTTCTTCCATCGTGTCGAATACGTCGTACTCGGTCGCGCCGTCGAAGACCGGCGTAGCCATATGCATGCCGAGGTAACGGGCGGCCATGCCCAAGTGAACCTCGAGCACCTGGCCGATGTTCATCCGGGAAGGAACGCCGAGCGGGTTCAATACGACTTGAACCGGCGTGCCATCCGGCAGGAACGGCATATCCTCTTCCGGCAGAATGCGGGCGATGACCCCTTTGTTACCGTGGCGTCCCGCCATTTTATCCCCTTCGGATATTTTCCGCTTTTGGGCAATATAAGCACGTACCAGTTGGTTGACGCCTGGAGGCAGCTCATCGCCGTTCTCCCGCGTGAACACCTTGACGTCGACGACAATCCCGTCGGTTCCGTGCGGAACGCGCAGGGACGTGTCGCGCACCTCGCGCGCTTTTTCGCCGAAGATCGCGTGCAGGAGACGCTCTTCCGCCGTCAGCTCGGTAACCCCTTTTGGCGTTACTTTGCCGACGAGGATGTCGCCAGCCTTAATCTCGGCGCCGACACGGATAATGCCGCGCTCGTCAAGATTCTTCAGCGCTTCTTCCCCGACGTTCGGGATATCGCGCGTAATCTCTTCCGGCCCCAGCTTCGTGTCGCGGGCTTCCGACTCGTACTCCTCGATATGGATTGAGGTGTAGACGTCTTCTTTGACCAATTTCTCGGACAGCAGAATCGCATCCTCGTAGTTGTACCCTTCCCAAGTCATGAAGGCAACGACGACGTTGCGGCCCAGCGCCAGTTCGCCCACTTCCGTGGACGGACCGTCCGCCAAAATATCGCCCTTCTTGACGATATCGCCTTTCTTCGCCAGCGGACGCTGGTTAATGCAGGTTCCTTGGTTGGAACGCATGAACTTCTGCAATTTATATTTGACGAGGTCACCCTTGACCTCTTTGCCGTCAATCATTTCAATGCGGCGGACTTGAACCTCGTTCGCCGTAACGCGCTCCACGATGCCGTCCACTTTGGATACGATGCAGACGCCAGAGTCCTTCGCGGACTTGTGCTCCATTCCGGTTCCGACGAACGGCGCTTCCGGCACCAGCAGAGGCACCGCTTGCCGCTGCATGTTGGAACCCATGAGCGCACGGTTGGAGTCGTCGTTCTCCAGGAACGGAATGAGCGCGGTCGCAACCGACACGACCTGCTTCGGCGAGACGTCCATATAGTCAACGCGCTCGCTCGGCATCGTCAAAATATTGTCGGACTGCTTGTTGTAGCGGACAATAACCATATCGTCCTGGAACGAGCCGTCTTCATTCAACAGCGCGTTCGCCTGGGCGATGACGTAGTTGTCTTCCTCATCCGCCGTCATATAATCAATCTGTTCCGTGACCTTGCCGTTCTTCGGGTCGACCCAACGATACGGAGCTTCGATGAAGCCGTACTCGTTGACGCGAGCGAAGGTGGACAAGGAGTTGATCAGACCGATGTTCGGACCTTCCGGCGTCTCGATCGGACACATCCGCCCATAGTGCGAGTGGTGAACGTCGCGGACTTCGAAGCCGGCGCGTTCCCGCGTCAGACCGCCCGGACCGAGCGCGGACAGACGGCGCTTGTGCGTCAATTCCGCCAGCGGGTTCGTCTGGTCCATGAACTGGGACAGCTGCGAGCTGCCGAAGAACTCCTTGATCGAGGCGATGACCGGACGGATGTTAATCAGCGCTTGCGGCGTAATGACGCTCGCATCCTGAATGGACATCCGTTCACGCACGACGCGTTCCATCCGGGACAGACCGATGCGGAACTGGTTCTGCAGCAATTCGCCGACCGAACGGAGACGGCGGTTGCCCAGATGGTCGATATCATCCGTGCTGCCGATGCCGTGCAGCAGGTTGATAAAATAGTTGATCGAGGAGATGATATCGGCCGGCGTAATGTTCTTCACCGATTTGTCGATGTTGCCGTTGGAAATGACCTTGATGACTTTGCCTTCCTCATGCGGCGAGAATACGTCGACGACCTGCATCGGAATATCATCCGACTCCATTACTCCGCCTGCGACGTGATACGTCTTGAATCCGACTCCGCTCTCCAGGCGCGGCATAATCTCATCCAGCAGACGGCGATCGATCATCTGTCCGGCTTCGGCCACGATCTCGCCCGTCTCCACATCGATAAGCGTCTCGGCGAGGCGCTGGTTGAAGAGCCGGTTCTTGATATGAAGCTTTTTATTAATCTTGTAACGGCCCACGTTGGCCAGATCATAACGTTTAGGATCGAAGAAACGTGCGATGAGCAAGCTTCTCGCATTATCCAATGTCGGCGGTTCACCTGGACGCAGGCGCTCATAGATTTCAATCAGCGCTTTTTCCGTAGAATCGGTATTGTCTTTATCCAGGGTGTTCCGGATATATTCGTCCTGGCCAAGCAGCTCCAGAATCTGCTCATCCGTACCGAAGCCCAAGGCGCGAAGAAGGACGGTGACCGGAATCTTGCGCGTACGGTCAATCCGGACATAAATGATATCCTTGGCGTCCGTCTCCAGCTCAAGCCATGCTCCACGGTTCGGGATGACGGTTGCCGTATATGTCTTCTTCCCGTTCTTGTCGACTTTCGTACTGAAATAGACACTTGGGGAGCGAACCAACTGGCTGACAATAACACGTTCCGCACCATTGATGATGAACGTGCCTGTCTCCGTCATGAGCGGGAAATCACCCATAAACACTTCTTGCTCTTTGACTTCTCCGGTCTCTTTATTGAGGAGACGCACTTTGACCCGGAGCGGTGCTGCATACGTTACATCGCGTTCCTTCGATTCATCGACCGAATACTTAGGCTCGCCCAAGCTGTAATCGATAAACTCCAGAACCAAGTTACCCGTGAAATCCTGAATCGGCGAAATGTCTTGGAACATCTCACGCAATCCTTCGTCCAAAAACCATTCGTACGATTTCTGTTGGATTTCAATCAAGTTCGGGACTTCGAGTACCTCTTTGATGCGCGCGTAGCTGCGCCGAGTGCGTCGACCATACTGAACAAGATGTCCTGCCAACTTTAACTCACCCCTCATGTCTACTCACAAAAATTGGATTGCGAATCCTTTTCGGTATCCTTTATAATAAAGTCCACGAAAGAGACTCTGAAAACGAGAAAATGGGTTTATCAAACAAAAAGAAAAACGTACGCTCACGATAAAACGCCTTTTCCGATGGACGCCGTTTCTCCGTGCCGTCGTTTCCTGTTGTAGAACATCCTTCATATCCGATAGACTTGCCCAAAATGTAAACATTATACTTCATTTCACGAAAATGTATTCGTCTTTTCAAAAAAAAGCTTGACATTTTGGTCATGTAAAGACATGAAGGCCATCCTAATACTGACATTTTATAATAATACCATAATGGGCATGTCGAGTCAACTTCGAATTTAAACTATTCTTTGACAGCCCGATAGATGCGGTACCCCTTCTCTTTGGCTACCAACTCCACTCGCTCCTCGCCGAACAGCTCCCGAAGCTTGGCTTCTGCAGAAGGCGCCCCCTGCTTCTTCTGAATGACGATCCACAACGCTCCTCTATCATTCAAATGAGCATGTGATTGTTCAAAAATCCGGTGCACGACTTCTTTGCCGGCACGTATCGGCGGGTTCGTCAAAATGACGTCGAAGGTTGACGAGCCGATGCCGTCCAATCCGTCGCTCTTCCGCACCGTCACATTGGATATGCCGTTGCGCTCCGCATTTTCCTGAGCCAGTTCCAACGCCCGTTCATTCACATCCACCATCGTTACATGTCCTTGCGTAGCGAGCTTGGCCGCCGCCAGCCCGA contains the following coding sequences:
- the rpoB gene encoding DNA-directed RNA polymerase subunit beta, which codes for MAGHLVQYGRRTRRSYARIKEVLEVPNLIEIQQKSYEWFLDEGLREMFQDISPIQDFTGNLVLEFIDYSLGEPKYSVDESKERDVTYAAPLRVKVRLLNKETGEVKEQEVFMGDFPLMTETGTFIINGAERVIVSQLVRSPSVYFSTKVDKNGKKTYTATVIPNRGAWLELETDAKDIIYVRIDRTRKIPVTVLLRALGFGTDEQILELLGQDEYIRNTLDKDNTDSTEKALIEIYERLRPGEPPTLDNARSLLIARFFDPKRYDLANVGRYKINKKLHIKNRLFNQRLAETLIDVETGEIVAEAGQMIDRRLLDEIMPRLESGVGFKTYHVAGGVMESDDIPMQVVDVFSPHEEGKVIKVISNGNIDKSVKNITPADIISSINYFINLLHGIGSTDDIDHLGNRRLRSVGELLQNQFRIGLSRMERVVRERMSIQDASVITPQALINIRPVIASIKEFFGSSQLSQFMDQTNPLAELTHKRRLSALGPGGLTRERAGFEVRDVHHSHYGRMCPIETPEGPNIGLINSLSTFARVNEYGFIEAPYRWVDPKNGKVTEQIDYMTADEEDNYVIAQANALLNEDGSFQDDMVIVRYNKQSDNILTMPSERVDYMDVSPKQVVSVATALIPFLENDDSNRALMGSNMQRQAVPLLVPEAPFVGTGMEHKSAKDSGVCIVSKVDGIVERVTANEVQVRRIEMIDGKEVKGDLVKYKLQKFMRSNQGTCINQRPLAKKGDIVKKGDILADGPSTEVGELALGRNVVVAFMTWEGYNYEDAILLSEKLVKEDVYTSIHIEEYESEARDTKLGPEEITRDIPNVGEEALKNLDERGIIRVGAEIKAGDILVGKVTPKGVTELTAEERLLHAIFGEKAREVRDTSLRVPHGTDGIVVDVKVFTRENGDELPPGVNQLVRAYIAQKRKISEGDKMAGRHGNKGVIARILPEEDMPFLPDGTPVQVVLNPLGVPSRMNIGQVLEVHLGMAARYLGMHMATPVFDGATEYDVFDTMEEAGMQRNGKTILYDGRTGEPFEREVTVGVMYMIKLAHMVDDKIHARSTGPYSLVTQQPLGGKAQFGGQRFGEMEVWALEAYGAAYTLQEILTVKSDDVVGRVKTYESIVKGENVPEPGVPESFKVLIKELQSLGMDVKILTENEEEIEMREFDDDDDIPQDKLNLGMDDEYVAE
- a CDS encoding class I SAM-dependent methyltransferase, which translates into the protein MTGHYYSHRPDTPHDRQYWKAELRGHTLQFVSDAGVFSKGGVDFGSRVLIENMDIPDGAQVLDVGCGYGPIGLAAAKLATQGHVTMVDVNERALELAQENAERNGISNVTVRKSDGLDGIGSSTFDVILTNPPIRAGKEVVHRIFEQSHAHLNDRGALWIVIQKKQGAPSAEAKLRELFGEERVELVAKEKGYRIYRAVKE